From the Ferroacidibacillus organovorans genome, the window TGATCTACCGACATAATAAAATTGGAGAATCTGTAAAAAATCGCGACCTTGGGATGCCAAAAATTGCGTTCCCCATTGAGACATTTTTTGGGAATTGCGATATTGCCAGTTAGGACTGTTTTCATAACCGGCGCGATAGTTTAATTCAAATATCTCTCCACTCGGTTGGACAAACGCGAGTGATCGTGTGCGATAGTACGCGCGGTCTGTTGCGTCCTGATCGGAAAATGCTTTGTAGGTTTGGAAATTGACGGTGTTGTCGACGTCAAAGGTAAAACCGCCAACGGTCACAGGGTGAAGATGGTGATACCACGCGAACATTTTTACGGCAATGGCGCCTGACTCAAGTGATGCGGGGAGCCAGGATGGGAACCATTCATTGGGAATGACATCGCGACAGTATTGATCAAAATTGACAGTCGTGACATAGATGATACGCCCGCGGGGGTCGGGTTCGCCAGACATGTTGTTTTCTCGGATGGCGACGCGGATCGTACTGGGAAAGCCTGCCTGTCCAATTAAGTAGGCCTGAGCGTGAGCAAGCTGGTGGGATGGGATCCACAATGCAGTCGCAGTTGTGATCAGCATAAATGCGCATAGCCATCGAAATAGAAACCACGCGCGATGAACCAATGGTAACACCTCCAGCAATCAAATGGGTTGGGAAGAGAAAGGATAAATCGATGTACATATCCATTCCCATCTCGCGTGAGATCATGCGCTCTTTGAGAAATTGCGTGAGATCGTTAC encodes:
- a CDS encoding SpoIID/LytB domain-containing protein, whose translation is MVHRAWFLFRWLCAFMLITTATALWIPSHQLAHAQAYLIGQAGFPSTIRVAIRENNMSGEPDPRGRIIYVTTVNFDQYCRDVIPNEWFPSWLPASLESGAIAVKMFAWYHHLHPVTVGGFTFDVDNTVNFQTYKAFSDQDATDRAYYRTRSLAFVQPSGEIFELNYRAGYENSPNWQYRNSQKMSQWGTQFLASQGRDFLQILQFYYVGRSLVSIPGVGKG